One Alicyclobacillus acidoterrestris DNA window includes the following coding sequences:
- a CDS encoding metal-dependent hydrolase family protein, which translates to MSYLLVKNATVIDGNGGEPQVGVSILVKDERIQQIGLNEDIEIPNEDVTTVDATGTYALPGLIDTHVHLMMEVGNLAKRLNEPFSLRFFHAKQYMERTIEAGVTTVRDAGGADLGVKTSVEQGLVVGPRMQISITPLTITGGHGDSWTLSGTNLNLGGYPGNPSGICDGVEEVRKKVREVLRAGADIIKVHATGGVLSPTDHPEFTQFSQEELRVMVEEATFRKGIKVMAHAQGAEGIKNAVRAGIHSIEHGIFLDDEAIELMLEHGTYLVPTLLAPVAVLESAEKDDAMPEYGIRKCREVIEQHQESIAKAYRAGVRIAMGTDAGVMAHGTNLRELGLMCQIGMSPMESIVATTKTAAECLGWDHIIGTLEVGKLADIVLTNTNPLDDIRSLEDPNHIVTVIQNGNIVKNLQTKSALNAVYA; encoded by the coding sequence ATGTCATATTTATTGGTAAAGAATGCGACCGTGATCGACGGAAACGGTGGGGAACCACAAGTAGGAGTATCTATCCTAGTGAAAGACGAGCGGATTCAGCAGATTGGGTTGAACGAGGATATCGAGATCCCGAATGAAGATGTCACAACGGTAGACGCCACGGGTACATATGCGCTCCCTGGCCTCATCGACACCCACGTACACCTGATGATGGAAGTCGGAAATCTCGCCAAACGACTGAACGAACCCTTTTCACTTCGATTCTTTCACGCCAAACAGTATATGGAACGAACAATTGAAGCGGGAGTTACGACTGTCCGCGACGCTGGTGGCGCTGACTTAGGCGTCAAAACATCCGTAGAACAAGGACTCGTCGTGGGGCCGAGAATGCAAATCAGCATTACACCACTTACCATCACTGGCGGTCATGGGGATTCATGGACGCTATCTGGAACAAACCTCAATCTCGGTGGTTATCCAGGCAACCCAAGTGGCATTTGTGACGGCGTCGAAGAGGTGCGCAAGAAGGTACGCGAAGTCTTGCGCGCAGGTGCGGATATCATCAAGGTGCATGCGACAGGCGGCGTCCTTAGTCCAACGGATCACCCTGAATTCACGCAGTTCTCACAAGAAGAGCTGCGCGTCATGGTAGAAGAGGCGACATTCCGCAAAGGTATCAAGGTCATGGCTCACGCCCAAGGTGCAGAGGGAATTAAGAACGCAGTTCGAGCCGGTATTCACTCGATTGAACACGGAATCTTCCTGGATGATGAAGCAATTGAACTCATGCTCGAACACGGCACGTACCTAGTCCCCACCCTGCTCGCCCCCGTCGCTGTCCTAGAATCGGCCGAAAAAGACGACGCCATGCCAGAATACGGCATTCGCAAATGCCGTGAGGTGATTGAACAACACCAAGAGAGTATCGCAAAAGCGTATCGCGCTGGTGTCCGCATCGCAATGGGCACGGACGCCGGCGTCATGGCACATGGAACGAACCTGCGTGAACTCGGGCTGATGTGCCAAATTGGCATGTCTCCCATGGAAAGTATCGTCGCCACGACAAAGACGGCGGCCGAATGCCTAGGATGGGACCACATAATAGGCACCTTGGAGGTCGGAAAGCTGGCCGACATCGTCCTGACAAACACCAACCCGCTCGACGACATTCGGTCACTAGAAGACCCGAATCATATCGTGACTGTCATTCAAAATGGAAATATCGTGAAGAACCTGCAGACCAAATCGGCATTGAATGCTGTTTACGCGTAA
- a CDS encoding sugar isomerase domain-containing protein, with translation MISASVFVEAALDAVKQVEGTQLDVIREAGKRLAEVIVNGGVVHIFGTGHSKAFAMEMSNRAGGLVPMHMMSIDDLWRSKNAPDDIHDPSIERDPAVAHDLLQLYDIRPEDGVIIVSNSGRNGALVEMALLMKQRGLPLICVTSLAHTQSVTSRHPSGKRLFEVADVVIDNCGPIGDALLEAPELATRVCSISSVTGAVIAQCLTAEITRNLIEAGVEVPILMSANVDGADEFNQRLTARYAGRI, from the coding sequence ATGATATCCGCAAGCGTGTTTGTAGAAGCCGCGCTCGATGCTGTGAAACAGGTAGAAGGCACTCAGTTGGATGTGATTCGCGAGGCGGGAAAGCGATTGGCGGAAGTGATCGTGAACGGGGGCGTCGTGCATATCTTTGGCACGGGTCACTCGAAGGCGTTCGCCATGGAAATGTCGAACCGCGCTGGGGGCTTAGTGCCGATGCACATGATGAGCATCGACGACTTGTGGCGAAGCAAAAATGCCCCTGATGATATCCATGACCCGAGTATTGAGCGCGATCCCGCTGTTGCACACGATCTCCTCCAACTCTACGATATCCGCCCGGAGGACGGCGTCATTATCGTCTCGAACTCTGGTCGCAACGGCGCACTGGTGGAGATGGCGTTGCTGATGAAGCAGCGGGGGTTGCCACTCATCTGTGTGACTTCGCTCGCTCACACCCAAAGCGTGACGTCTCGCCATCCGTCAGGCAAGCGTCTGTTTGAAGTGGCTGACGTGGTGATTGACAACTGTGGCCCGATTGGCGACGCATTGCTCGAAGCGCCGGAACTCGCGACGCGCGTGTGTTCCATCTCATCTGTGACGGGTGCGGTGATTGCCCAGTGTCTGACTGCAGAAATCACGCGCAATTTGATTGAGGCTGGCGTGGAAGTGCCCATCCTCATGAGCGCCAACGTGGACGGTGCGGACGAATTTAATCAGCGGTTGACGGCTCGCTATGCAGGTCGAATCTAA
- a CDS encoding PTS system mannose/fructose/N-acetylgalactosamine-transporter subunit IIB: protein MPIKHLRIDNRLIHGQVTTNWVSSVGATQILVVNDQVANDPIQKKLLPAAARGVKTSVLSIQDAVSYIQHPDHAREQVLVVAKFPTDALALLQQGAQPEQVNVGNQAPIPGTNYKMLTKSIAVTPEDAQVYRQIAELGFHLIAQMLPSDAKTDFLALLEKKGL, encoded by the coding sequence ATGCCAATCAAGCATCTTCGAATCGACAATCGGCTCATTCATGGGCAAGTGACGACCAACTGGGTGAGCTCGGTAGGAGCCACGCAGATTCTCGTGGTGAATGACCAGGTTGCAAATGATCCGATTCAAAAGAAACTGCTTCCCGCCGCCGCCAGGGGCGTCAAAACATCCGTTCTCAGTATCCAGGATGCAGTGTCCTACATTCAGCATCCCGACCATGCGCGAGAACAGGTACTCGTGGTGGCGAAGTTTCCGACAGACGCGTTGGCCTTGCTTCAACAGGGTGCACAACCTGAACAGGTGAACGTGGGGAATCAAGCGCCCATTCCGGGAACGAATTACAAGATGCTGACGAAGTCGATTGCTGTCACACCGGAGGATGCACAAGTCTACCGTCAGATTGCCGAACTAGGTTTTCACTTGATAGCACAGATGCTGCCGTCAGACGCGAAGACGGATTTCTTGGCGCTCCTTGAAAAGAAGGGTCTATAG
- a CDS encoding GntR family transcriptional regulator: MINRDSDVPIYQQLKDWMMSQIESGLWKEGDTIQPERELAHAFGVNRLTVRKALADLVAEGWLDRRRGVGTFVTRPQIQQPLHRLTSFSDDIRAMGMEPSSRVLKMEIRKATPFEAYKLRLHRTTDLIIELRRLRLANDIPIGVESAILPFHRCKALTGVTFNALHSLYHQLRTQCGIELANGSQIIEASTASEDCAEILDIQPGDSILKMQRTTVDVDGEVVEWVTSFYRADRYRFRVELPIANPTKSTEEG; encoded by the coding sequence ATGATCAATCGAGACAGCGACGTCCCCATATACCAACAGCTAAAGGATTGGATGATGAGCCAGATAGAGTCCGGACTCTGGAAGGAGGGGGATACGATTCAACCAGAGCGGGAACTCGCACATGCGTTTGGCGTCAATCGACTGACGGTGCGCAAGGCATTGGCAGATTTGGTTGCGGAGGGCTGGTTAGACCGCCGGAGAGGGGTCGGGACGTTTGTTACGCGCCCGCAGATTCAGCAACCACTGCATCGGCTGACGTCATTTTCCGATGACATCCGCGCCATGGGGATGGAGCCGAGTTCTCGAGTTCTGAAGATGGAAATTCGCAAGGCGACACCATTTGAAGCGTACAAACTGCGGCTCCATCGCACGACAGACCTCATTATTGAATTGCGTCGCCTGCGTTTGGCCAATGACATTCCGATAGGTGTCGAATCTGCCATCCTGCCGTTTCATCGATGCAAGGCGCTGACCGGCGTGACCTTTAACGCGCTTCACTCGCTTTACCATCAATTGCGCACACAATGTGGGATTGAACTCGCGAATGGCAGTCAAATCATCGAGGCGTCCACTGCATCGGAAGATTGTGCGGAGATACTCGACATCCAGCCAGGGGACTCGATATTGAAGATGCAGAGGACCACTGTGGATGTGGACGGCGAGGTGGTGGAATGGGTGACCTCCTTTTACAGGGCGGATCGCTATCGATTCCGGGTCGAACTGCCAATTGCGAATCCAACGAAGTCGACTGAGGAGGGTTGA
- a CDS encoding acrylyl-CoA reductase family protein, translated as MNSFRALVVDYVGDEFTRGVQTLTLDQLPEGDVTIRVMYSSVNYKDGMASVPNSRIVHTYPFVPGIDLAGYVVHSDNPRFREGDEVIATGYGLGVSHFGGFSEMARVPADWLVPLPKGLTLKEAMALGTAGFTAALSIYQMQHNGVHPAMGEILVTGATGGVGSLAINMLSKLGYDAVASTRQQQGHEYLYALGAKAVIAHDTLTVPEGKSLLRQRWSGAIDAVGGQLLAYLLSTVKYGGSVALSGMTAGTEFTANVYPFILRGVNLLGIDSVSCPMEKRARIWSWLASDLKSPDWLATVAHETTLDDLPNVLSRILDGEIRGRVIVSMA; from the coding sequence TGGTGGTCGATTACGTCGGCGATGAATTTACACGCGGGGTCCAGACGCTCACTTTAGATCAGTTGCCTGAGGGCGACGTGACCATCCGTGTCATGTACTCCAGTGTCAACTACAAAGACGGGATGGCCAGTGTTCCGAATAGCCGCATCGTCCATACCTATCCGTTTGTCCCCGGCATCGATCTGGCCGGGTATGTCGTCCATTCGGACAATCCTCGATTCCGCGAAGGGGACGAAGTCATTGCCACTGGCTACGGCTTGGGCGTCAGTCACTTCGGCGGCTTCAGCGAAATGGCGCGCGTGCCTGCCGATTGGCTGGTTCCGCTTCCCAAAGGATTGACGCTCAAAGAAGCGATGGCCCTAGGGACAGCTGGGTTTACCGCAGCGCTGTCCATCTACCAGATGCAGCATAACGGCGTCCATCCCGCTATGGGAGAAATTTTGGTGACGGGTGCCACTGGCGGCGTCGGCAGTCTGGCGATTAACATGCTGAGTAAACTGGGTTACGACGCGGTTGCCAGTACGAGGCAGCAGCAAGGTCACGAGTATCTGTACGCACTTGGGGCGAAGGCCGTGATCGCACACGATACACTGACGGTTCCAGAAGGAAAGTCGCTCTTGCGCCAGCGCTGGTCCGGCGCCATTGATGCAGTGGGCGGGCAACTTCTCGCCTATTTGCTCAGCACCGTGAAATATGGCGGATCCGTCGCCTTGAGCGGGATGACGGCTGGTACGGAGTTTACCGCAAATGTTTACCCGTTTATCTTGCGCGGTGTCAATTTGCTAGGCATCGATTCCGTGTCCTGCCCGATGGAAAAACGGGCACGCATCTGGTCGTGGCTGGCGAGTGACTTGAAGTCGCCCGATTGGTTGGCCACTGTCGCACACGAGACGACACTGGACGATTTGCCGAACGTATTGAGTAGAATCCTAGATGGTGAGATTCGCGGACGCGTGATTGTGTCGATGGCATAG
- a CDS encoding PTS sugar transporter subunit IIA: MVSVILVSHGALASGMLDASQMIVGTQAQLSAISLAHDSNLETLQEAIEAAVTSMDDGDGVLVLADLLGGSPANTSARLLSDSIALVTGLNLPMLLEVLVNRANQSLSDLARVAVESGRAGVMDIRDLL, translated from the coding sequence ATGGTATCCGTCATCTTAGTGAGTCACGGGGCCCTTGCATCAGGCATGCTCGATGCCAGTCAGATGATTGTTGGCACGCAAGCGCAGCTGTCCGCGATTTCGCTCGCGCACGACAGCAATCTCGAGACGTTGCAGGAAGCAATTGAAGCGGCAGTCACATCCATGGATGACGGAGACGGCGTGTTGGTCTTAGCCGATTTGCTTGGCGGAAGTCCGGCGAATACATCGGCAAGACTCCTCTCTGATTCCATCGCCCTAGTGACCGGTTTGAATCTTCCGATGCTACTCGAGGTACTGGTCAATCGGGCAAATCAGTCACTGTCAGACTTGGCGCGGGTGGCGGTAGAAAGCGGCCGGGCCGGCGTGATGGACATTCGTGATCTGTTGTAA
- the nagA gene encoding N-acetylglucosamine-6-phosphate deacetylase, producing MLRGQVGAKHMDVGIQDGRITTIGEASSSSLVGSTTIDTGGRLLPGYIDVHVHGGGGAEVMLGTEDAYEQICKVHAQHGTTGLLLTTVTAADEQIERALRNYHPGFQPDGAEILGFHLEGPFICVKKAGAQPKEHIQVPSVEKLQRWMKASGGTVRYMTLAPDVPDALAVVAEARRLGIKVAAGHSAATYVQAKEGFAAGIESVTHLYNAMSGLHHRDPGLLGAALTTKDVYAELIADRLHVYDAAMQLAFQAKGLDRMMLITDAVMAACMPEGVHFKVSGQRVLVENGAVRLADGTLAGSTLTLDRAVKNLLDLGILTPDDVHHVTSLNQARFLSLPHGRLEVGAPANLIAVDADWNVTHTIVRGRLVYQR from the coding sequence GTGTTACGCGGGCAAGTCGGGGCGAAGCACATGGATGTCGGCATCCAGGACGGCAGGATTACGACGATAGGCGAGGCGAGTTCTAGCAGTCTTGTGGGCAGCACCACCATTGACACGGGTGGAAGGTTATTGCCTGGGTATATCGACGTCCACGTCCACGGAGGCGGCGGCGCGGAAGTGATGCTAGGCACGGAAGACGCGTACGAGCAAATTTGTAAAGTACACGCGCAACACGGAACGACCGGCTTGCTCCTGACGACCGTGACGGCAGCGGATGAGCAGATTGAACGGGCACTTCGCAATTACCACCCAGGATTTCAACCAGACGGTGCAGAAATTCTCGGGTTCCATCTCGAGGGGCCGTTTATCTGTGTCAAAAAGGCAGGCGCCCAACCAAAGGAGCACATTCAAGTGCCCAGCGTCGAAAAATTGCAGCGATGGATGAAAGCGTCTGGTGGCACGGTCCGCTACATGACGCTCGCCCCGGATGTGCCGGACGCGCTCGCAGTCGTGGCAGAAGCTCGCAGATTGGGAATTAAAGTTGCCGCGGGTCACTCCGCCGCCACGTACGTGCAAGCAAAGGAAGGATTCGCGGCGGGGATTGAGAGTGTCACCCATTTGTACAATGCGATGTCTGGTCTACACCACCGTGATCCGGGTCTACTCGGGGCCGCGCTGACGACCAAGGACGTCTACGCAGAACTCATCGCGGACAGACTTCACGTTTACGATGCGGCGATGCAATTGGCGTTTCAGGCGAAAGGGTTAGATAGAATGATGCTCATCACCGATGCGGTGATGGCAGCTTGTATGCCAGAGGGCGTCCACTTTAAGGTATCTGGGCAGCGCGTGCTAGTGGAGAACGGCGCCGTCCGGTTAGCAGACGGTACGTTGGCGGGCAGTACCTTGACATTAGATCGCGCTGTGAAAAATCTACTCGACCTAGGAATTCTCACACCAGACGACGTTCACCATGTCACGTCGCTGAACCAAGCGCGCTTTTTAAGTCTGCCGCACGGTCGATTGGAAGTCGGTGCGCCGGCCAACCTCATTGCCGTAGATGCGGATTGGAACGTGACGCATACCATTGTTCGCGGTCGATTAGTTTACCAAAGGTGA
- a CDS encoding PTS system mannose/fructose/sorbose family transporter subunit IID gives MPSPEDGLEQVAETAAVTPKDVRSAMWRHIITLQWSWNYERMQALGYMWSMLPIIKKVYPNKDEMIGAMKRHLTFYNTNPQIGSPPIFGATVALESQKMGDAVDSLKIGLMGPFAGIGDTIQGVLVRPMVAVFAAALALAGSWVGPAMMFVLGLIWCALMVPLFYLGYRRGVGLVDEVAGEGVLSKVTEWATIFGMMVVGGFVPSIMSGLTTPLQFHKTVEVAGKATTKTIALQDTLNQILPSLFPVLVVGLAFWMIHKLKLSPIWVLLSLVALAFITGAIGLF, from the coding sequence GTGCCGAGTCCTGAGGATGGTTTGGAACAAGTTGCAGAGACGGCGGCGGTGACGCCAAAAGACGTCCGATCCGCCATGTGGCGCCACATCATCACCCTTCAGTGGTCGTGGAATTACGAGCGGATGCAGGCACTTGGTTACATGTGGTCGATGCTGCCTATCATCAAAAAGGTCTACCCCAACAAGGACGAAATGATTGGCGCGATGAAGCGGCACTTGACGTTTTACAACACCAATCCACAGATTGGTTCTCCTCCGATTTTCGGTGCCACGGTCGCCCTGGAGTCACAGAAGATGGGGGACGCGGTCGACAGTTTGAAGATTGGTCTCATGGGTCCCTTTGCCGGGATTGGCGATACGATTCAAGGCGTCCTCGTGCGCCCGATGGTCGCGGTTTTTGCCGCAGCATTGGCCCTCGCTGGAAGTTGGGTGGGGCCTGCCATGATGTTCGTGCTGGGGTTAATCTGGTGCGCGTTGATGGTTCCACTGTTCTACCTTGGCTATCGCCGCGGCGTCGGGCTGGTTGATGAAGTCGCGGGTGAGGGCGTGCTATCCAAAGTCACGGAGTGGGCGACTATCTTTGGCATGATGGTGGTCGGTGGCTTTGTCCCAAGTATTATGTCAGGGCTGACCACACCGCTGCAATTCCACAAGACGGTCGAGGTGGCAGGGAAGGCCACGACAAAAACCATCGCGCTTCAGGATACGTTGAATCAAATCTTGCCTTCGCTCTTTCCAGTGTTGGTGGTGGGCCTCGCGTTTTGGATGATTCACAAACTGAAGCTATCTCCAATCTGGGTACTCTTGTCACTCGTCGCGCTCGCTTTTATCACGGGAGCTATCGGATTGTTCTAA
- a CDS encoding PTS mannose/fructose/sorbose/N-acetylgalactosamine transporter subunit IIC, translating into MASYSIWIALVLGILAYLGIVLNLGPGLWLQEALVVGVITGLIVGNVHLGLTIGATLTLMSLGMWTYGGATMPDFMTGAILGTAVGALGGGETAGLAVAIPASILMTQLDVLGRAVTTVFIHAADKYTERGDIRGVTLMHLLGQLPWGLTRAIPVFIAVWLGAGPIQHIINALPHWFMHGMQVTGTMLPALGFALLLNQMPVKKHWAFLVIGYVLYAYLKLPIIGVALVALAGAALYLKLRGSEARAES; encoded by the coding sequence ATGGCTTCTTATAGTATTTGGATCGCTTTGGTGTTAGGAATTCTCGCCTACTTGGGCATTGTCCTCAACTTGGGGCCAGGGCTGTGGTTGCAAGAGGCATTAGTCGTGGGCGTCATCACAGGACTCATTGTGGGGAATGTCCATCTTGGGCTCACCATCGGCGCCACGTTGACGCTGATGTCGCTTGGGATGTGGACGTATGGCGGGGCGACGATGCCTGATTTTATGACGGGTGCCATCTTGGGCACGGCCGTTGGGGCGCTCGGCGGCGGTGAGACGGCAGGGCTTGCCGTGGCGATTCCTGCCTCCATTCTCATGACTCAACTGGATGTGCTCGGCAGGGCGGTCACCACCGTGTTTATTCACGCGGCAGACAAATATACCGAGCGGGGAGATATTCGGGGCGTGACGCTCATGCACTTGCTTGGTCAACTGCCTTGGGGACTCACGCGCGCGATACCGGTGTTTATTGCCGTATGGCTCGGCGCTGGCCCGATTCAACATATTATCAACGCTTTGCCTCACTGGTTTATGCATGGCATGCAGGTGACGGGTACCATGCTGCCTGCACTCGGATTTGCGCTGTTGCTGAATCAAATGCCTGTAAAGAAGCACTGGGCGTTCCTCGTCATTGGCTACGTACTCTATGCCTACTTGAAGCTGCCGATTATTGGTGTGGCACTCGTGGCACTTGCGGGTGCAGCATTGTATCTGAAGTTGAGAGGGAGTGAAGCGCGTGCCGAGTCCTGA